The following proteins come from a genomic window of Pseudochaenichthys georgianus chromosome 17, fPseGeo1.2, whole genome shotgun sequence:
- the mfsd14a2 gene encoding MFSD14 family MFS transporter has translation MTGEKKKKKRVNRSILLAKKIIIKDGGSPQGIGEPSVYHAVVVIFLEFFAWGLLTTPMLTVLHQTFPQHTFLMNGLIHGVKGLLSFLSAPLIGALSDVWGRKSFLLLTVFFTCAPIPLMKISPWWYFAVISMSGVFAVTFSVIFAYVADITQEHERSTAYGLVSATFAASLVTSPAIGAYLSVKYGDTLVVILATAIALLDICFILVAVPESLPEKMRPASWGAPISWEQADPFASLRKVGQDPTVLLICITVFLSYLPEAGQYSSFFLYLRQVISFTPETVAAFIAVVGILSIIAQTVVLGVLMRSIGNKNTILLGLGFQILQLAWYGFGSQPWMMWAAGAVAAMSSITFPAISAIVSRNADPDQQGVVQGMITGIRGLCNGLGPALYGFVFYLFHVELTDPDGTEKGGKPNMANPTDESSIIPGPPFLFGACSVLLSLLVALFIPEHTGPGGRPGAYKKHSNGAQSHSHSPQGSGAEGKEPLLEDSSV, from the exons ATGACGGgggagaaaaagaagaaaaagcgGGTGAACCGCAGCATTCTTCTTGCAAAGAAAATTATAATAAAAGATGGAGGAAGT CCTCAGGGAATCGGTGAGCCGAGTGTTTACCATGCTGTGGTGGTCATCTTCCTGGAGTTTTTTGCATGGGGTCTTCTTACCACCCCAATGCTCACG GTATTACACCAGACATTCCCACAACACACATTCCTGATGAATGGGCTCATCCATGGTGTCAAG GGTCTATTATCATTTCTGAGTGCTCCACTGATCGGAGCGTTATCAGACGTATGGGGACGCAAATCCTTCTTGCTGCTAACGGTCTTCTTCACGTGTGCACCCATTCCACTGATGAAGATCAGCCCATG GTGGTACTTTGCAGTCATCTCCATGTCCGGCGTGTTCGCCGTCACCTTCTCTGTGATCTTTGCCTACGTGGCCGATATCACGCAGGAGCATGAGAGGAGCACAGCATACGGTTTG GTTTCGGCTACCTTTGCAGCCTCCCTGGTCACCAGCCCGGCCATCGGAGCCTACCTGTCCGTTAAATACGGCGACACCTTGGTGGTGATCCTGGCCACGGCCATCGCTCTGCTCGATATCTGCTTCATCCTGGTGGCCGTGCCGGAGTCTCTGCCGGAGAAGATGAGGCCAGCATCGTGGGGGGCACCCATCTCCTGGGAGCAGGCAGACCCCTTCGCT TCTCTGCGTAAGGTGGGCCAGGACCCCACAGTGCTCCTCATCTGTATCACAGTGTTTCTCTCCTACCTCCCTGAGGCCGGCCAGTACTCCAGCTTCTTCCTCTATCTCAGACAG GTCATAAGCTTCACACCAGAGACAGTCGCTGCCTTTATCGCTGTCGTGGGGATCCTCTCAATAATAGCCCAG ACGGTGGTGTTGGGGGTCCTGATGCGCTCCATCGGGAACAAGAACACCATCCTGCTGGGCCTGGGCTTCCAGATCCTCCAGCTGGCGTGGTACGGCTTCGGCTCTCAGCCCTG GATGATGTGGGCTGCTGGAGCAGTGGCAGCCATGTCGAGCATCACCTTCCCCGCCATCAGCGCCATCGTGTCCCGCAACGCAGACCCCGACCAACAAG GAGTTGTCCAGGGGATGATTACTGGAATCCGGGGCCTCTGTAACGGTTTGGGCCCCGCTCTTTACGGTTTTGTCTTCTACCTGTTCCACGTGGAGCTGACGGACCCAGACGGAACCGAGAAAGGTGGCAAACCAAACATGGCCAACCCCACTGATGAG AGTTCCATCATCCCAGGCCCCCCCTTCCTGTTTGGTGCGTGCTCCGTGCTGCTGTCCCTGCTGGTGGCGCTGTTCATCCCGGAGCACACGGGGCCCGGTGGCAGGCCCGGGGCCTACAAGAAGCACAGCAACGGGGCCCAGAGTCACTCCCACAGCCCCCAGGGCAGCGGGGCCGAGGGCAAGGAGCCGCTGCTGGAGGACAGCAGCGTATAA